One Nerophis ophidion isolate RoL-2023_Sa linkage group LG06, RoL_Noph_v1.0, whole genome shotgun sequence genomic region harbors:
- the zgc:103759 gene encoding U8 snoRNA-decapping enzyme, which produces MANGQLSRAEALACSDCRHACHVMLYSHTTTQLFGRTPIKHIILMQMRFDGLLGFPGGFVNQSQETLEAGLCRELMEEVGVALSVSEDDHMDARRAPATSPSCPRLITHFYVKKLEEEQIREVEKASASTAKDHGQEVLGMVRVPLYTTKGGGGLSSFLSHAFIGNARSQLVHALLRLRLVEPEDLRQALRDSLKTHARSEVDLQEALTEAEREPS; this is translated from the exons ATGGCGAACGGACAGCTGTCGAGGGCCGAGGCGCTGGCCTGCTCAGACTGTAGACACGCCTGTCACGTGATGCTGTACTCACACACCACTACTCAGCTTTTTGGGAGGACTCCCATCAAACACATCATACTG ATGCAGATGCGCTTTGATGGTCTGCTGGGTTTCCCTGGCGG GTTTGTGAACCAATCACAGGAGACCTTAGAGGCCGGGCTTTGCAGGGAATTAATGGAGGAGGTGGGCGTGGCTCTGTCTGTATCGGAAGACGATCACATGGACGCTCGCCGTGCCCCCGCTACCTCCCCTTCGTGCCCCCGTCTCATCACTCACTTCTACGTGAAGAAGCTGGAGGAGGAGCAGATAAGGGAGGTGGAGAAAGCGTCCGCATCCACCGCAAAAGATCACGGCCAGGAG GTTCTGGGCATGGTCCGAGTCCCGCTCTACACCACAAAAGGCGGCGGAGGCCTCTCGTCGTTTCTGTCGCACGCGTTCATCGGGAACGCTCGCTCCCAGCTGGTCCACGCTCTGCTGCGTCTCCGCCTGGTCGAGCCCGAAGACCTGCGCCAGGCCCTCCGGGACTCGCTGAAGACGCACGCACGCAGCGAGGTGGACCTGCAGGAAGCGCTGACGGAGGCCGAGCGAGAGCCGTCGTGA